Genomic window (Rhododendron vialii isolate Sample 1 chromosome 4a, ASM3025357v1):
caccaccatttagCCAGCAGTGCTAAATTTTGTTGCAAAAATCTCTTCACCCCTAAgcctcactacaagaaaaatgaaaattagtgacgaaaaagtggcgacgaaatttaattttgtcactaaatgagtatatttggcgacgaaaaaataaattcgtcactattttgataactttcgtgacgaaataatttcgtcaccaattatgcctgtttggcgacgaaaaaaatattttcgtcactaaaggtgcccatttggcgataaaatacatttttcgtcgccgaaaacttaaaaaatgtgacaaaattattttttatcgccaaagataatcatttggtgacaaaaaatatatttcgtcgccaaatgtgagcaatttagtaacgaaatatttttttcgtcaccaaatgcttaactttggtgacgaaaaataatttcgtcaccattttaacgctttcagcgacaaaaaatatattttgttgtcaaatgggtacctttcgtgacgaaatttatgaattgcgctttgtcactaaatgtatttcggacataactctttactaaagtCTCCGattgaaataattcaaattgggtttgaacaataactcaattgcctacaactttcatgtttatcaaaattgctaattttaatgtttaaaggtccaaaattacattcgaaatatattttcatgttaaacatatgtgttatatattagatatttcaaatatttactgaaaagtgtgtgtagtgcagttggttggagcttgcgcgaaaaactcaagggactcgggttcgaaacccagcaggagcaagaaagatggatttcttttcccatatgaaaacactttcgcaacgaaaaatttcgtcaccgatttcttgtattagtgacaaaaaatttcgtcaccaatgtgacccatcggtggaaaaaaatttcgtcaccaattattcactttttggtgacgaaatatttcgtcatcaaaaggcactataggtgacgacgaaaaatagatttcgtcaccaggtaggaatcctcaacaacctttagtcgacaaattttttttcgtcacctatattatttgtgacgaaaaacatgcaatttgtgacgattttcattcgtcacccaattgaatttttcttgtagtgcttccattttctttcttctttgctaTGCTCTCCCATTTAACCAAATGCAATTTCTTCTTGTCAATGGTATCCCTCCAAAAGAATTGACGCTGCAACTTTTCCAACTTCTTTGCCATTGCCACTGgcattttgaaaattgacataAAATACACAGGTAAGTTAGACATGTTAGAATTAATTTGATTGAATCTCCCTCCCGAGGACAAAGTTCTACTTTTCCATAAGCTTAGTTTCGTTTGGATTCTATCAATCACAGGTTCCCATGTCTTCACATTCCTAGGATTTGCTCCCAACGGCAATCCAAGATACTTGATTGGCAGGGCTTCAACTATGAACCCCAATACTTGAGCAAGGGCAAGCACTTGACGGCGACTAACATTTATACCACATGCATAGAGAACTCTTTGAAAATTTTACCTTCAAGCCTGACATTAGCTGGAAATTCCTTAGAATCCTTTTGATATTTTGTGTCTAATAGTTACTGAGTATCTTATATTGTAATCTTATTCTTTACAGAATACTCTATCAAAATGAGGTAACAACAACATTTCAAAGCAGTACGCCACGTTGACTGGCTTTATATAGCTAAAGCTGATAAGACTTAATTCTGTTTTCAAATTTGTCACATCATCCTATATTGATTACCTGCTTGTACATTGTTACGGTTTAGATTCAAATTTCATCATTGACATAGTACTAGCACAGTCAATGAAATTTTCTTAGAATTCTTCCCCCGTAAATGGAGAGGAGGTTTCATCCATTTTCAAGGGAAAAGGACATGAATggtgaaaaaaatgaagaatcatACGGTTAGGTAATGCTACTAATCCATTGGAATCACAAGTACCAATTTCCTCCTGTGAAGCACAATGTCTGGGCAAAGCTCATTACAACATATATACTGCGAAATAGCTTTTATTTGTCTTTAGTAGAGATTATCTAATGACTGAATCTATACCTATGTTTTATGTAGGATTGAGCTTTGGCTTCGTGTCATTACTGATTGGTGTAATTTGGATACACTCCTGCATCAATAGAAGGAAGCTAATCAAACTAAGAGAGCAATTCTTCCAACAAAACGGTGGcttattaatgaaacaaaaaatttcttcgcTCGATGGAACAAGTGCGGAGTCATCAAAAATCTTTACAGCTGAAGAACTAAAGAAAGCCACTAACAACTATGCCAACAACCGAATAATTGGGCGTGGTGGATATGGTGTGGTATATAAGGGAATTTTACCAGACCAACGCGTAGTCGCCATAAAGAAGTCCAAAGTGATGGATGGGAACCAAGTAGAGCAGTTTATCCATGAGTTGTTGATAGTAACACAAGTTAACCATAGGAACGTTGTGAAGCTCTTGGGGTGTTGTTTCGAATCAGAGGTTCCCGAGCTTGTTTACGAGTATATACCAAATGGCACGCTATTTGAACATATTCATAAGCCATTATCTTGGTTAACACTGGAGCATCGATTGAGAATAGCCATAGAAACAGCTAGTGCACTTTCCTATCTTCACTCTGCCGCATCCATTCCGATCATTCATAGAGATGTTAAGTCTGCCAATATATTGCTAGAAGCTAATTACGTGGCAAAAATGGCAGATTTTGGTGCTTCGAGATTAGTTCCCTTGGACCAAACTCAAGTGACTACATTAGTACAAGGGACTTTAGGTTATTTGGATCCCGAGTACTTCCAAACTGGCCAGTTAAACGAGAAGAGTGATGTTTATAGTTTCGGAGTGGTTCTAGCAGAATTACTGACTGGAAAAAAGCCTATTTGTCTTGAGAGGTCTCAAGAGGAAAGGAATTTGGCGACCTACTTCCTTGTGTCAATGAAGGAAAATAGGTTGTACCAAATTTTAGAGCCTCGGGTGGTGAAGGAAGGCACCTTGGAGCAACTCCAAGCAATTGCGGAGCTTGTGAAGAGGTGTCTTTGTTTGAGAAGTGAAGAGAGGCCTGCAATGAAAGAAGTGGTGGTGGAATTAGAAAGTTTAAGGAAGTATAGAAAGGACCCATGGGTTAATCAACAAAGTCATGAAGAGAGTGTAAGCTTGCTGAGTGACGAAGCACCAACAGACATTTATGCTTTGTCAATAGGTCCTTCTACTGGTGACATATCTGGGCAATATAGTTTCGGTAGCAGCACGACATTTCCGCTTAGTAATTCTTTTTACTAGTGCTGGTGACATCTTGCGCAATAGGTATACGAAGGCAATGTGTCGGGCTTTCTCATAGCATTGTGGGGTCCTACATACAAAAATGCTTTGCAAATATGCAGTAGTCAATTGTGAAAGTAGATTTTTCTTCGTTTGGGTTTGAATCTTTTGTAATAATTAAGGTGAAGATTTTGTTTGTTCATGTTGTTAATTATTTGTGAATTCATTATCTGGGTCAGTCTCGTgacttttcttgttttctacTGTAGTAAATTATGTTCTTGTGATGGTGTTGTATAGAATGTAGTCTTTTTTGTTGCAACCCAATTCCCATCATAATTGTATAGTTCGTTGAATTTGAATAATACAAAGACCTGGGGAGGGAGCTAGATCCATTCTGAAAGAAAAATATCTTATACATGAgtgaggtttttatttttattttttatatcagcaataaaattttattgaagaaAACTTGATAAAGGGTACGTTAAGTTGGAAGAGGGGAGAGTAATCTAACCAACGGTTGAATAAAAACAACtgggacaaagcccaaacacCCTAGGCGTCTATTTGTGTTCTCAAGAGAAGGAGGAGAGTTTGAATCCTGAGGGGAGATAAAACTTTGCCATTCTTAATTTTTACACGAGTGAGGTCTCGAAAGCAAATACTAAGAATCAATTTCAATTATTCATTAGAGTTCTTCCATATATAATGTGAGTGTGTCAGCAGCAATAACATGGTGTAGACCAAATTCCCATCAAGAAATCATTGATGTCTTGGATGTTCGTTCCACCACTACTGGTCGAGGAACCTATACACAATATCTGGTTAATTGGACGGGAATAGCACATTGTGAAGATGCTTGTGTTTCAGCTCAAAAGCTTAAGAAGTTTGATGAAAAGCTTTGGGAAGATATAGTTGCGAATTCCGGGAAGGCTTCTTTGGACGGGAAAAACACATTGCGAAGATGCATGGGTTTCCGCTCAAGAGCTTAGGAAGTTTGATGAAAGGCTTTGAGAAGATTTAGTTGTGCGAATTCCAGGAAGGCTTCTTTTCCAGCGGAGGAGAATGATACAGCAGCATGCTAGGGAAATGAGAAGTCTATTTAATACAGATCGAGTGAAAACAATGTTGGGTACACCCaagtgtgtgggtgtgtgatgCAGGGGATTACTCCCCATGTTAAATACATGTGCTGTGTGTgcagagtgtgtgtgtgtgggctgAGGGACAGAGAGAAGGGCCAGGTAAGAGTGTGAGCCGGTTAAGGCTCCCCAGTGGGGGGAGTGGGGCTCCTCGGAGATGCTCGTTGCGACTGTCGAAGAGCCACCgaagtgagggagagagagagaaggagtgaTGGCAGCCGGGTTGTGGCGTGCCCGTGAGGTTTTTTCATGTGTATTGTATTTGTTTTGTGATTAATACATATACGGAGTTTTTTCTCGCCTCTCTCGTATTTGTGCTTGGAATGTTTGCGTGTTGTGCTTGAGGGTGCGGATTAGAGGGTCGGGGTCACGACCCAACAAACAAACGATACAAAAGTGAACATAGTAAAAGTTGAACTGAAAATTTAgacagtaacaaaaaaaaaacaatagcaAAATCCACGTAATCCCCAATAGATGGGGTATGGGCCAAGGAGGACCGAGTtggacatgatttttgacaATGTATGCACAAAATAGCTACTCTCAGAAAGCTTTACTACTGAAATATCTTCCCCCTGTATCTCCAAAATTTGAGAAACTCAATGGACATTATGATGCGAAACCATGGCGCCAAATCAAAACCGCAAAGCACCAGAGAGGGCAGAGaaagagacccaattcaatttatgtacTCATTACCTTGCTTCATCCTTTCAAAATTTAGATCATCAATACACAAACAAAATCTAGACAGTAACAACAGTGGCAATAGAAGTCGAGGGAGTCTATTCAAATGCTTCTTCATTGGCTCTTATACTAGACAAAAGCTCTCCCGTGAGTATACCGACTTTTAGGCTGTAGGTATTACAGGTGTAGTGTTATTGCTAAAGGTCATTGGATTTGCATTCTACAATCTCTCATTCACTGAGGAATCGCAAACCGGCAAACTGGGCATCGACTGCTGCTCTTCACCCATGGCAAGATACATTCTCCATGGAAAACATGACTGCATGGAGTGACCATAACCTCCTGTCTAGGTTCAAAATCTTCCAAGCAAATGGCACACCTGTAATAATCGTTGTCGTCCTCTTTTTTATCCTTCTCATTGAGCATATTTCGGGCATTGTCTCTATAGTACAGGTTCAGTGATCTCCTTCTCCGTGGGTTGTAAATTCCTTTCCTCAGCTTGTTCGAGGCTTTCTTTTGCTTGTCTTGCATGATTGATTGGCCCAGCCTAGGGTTGATGTCATCAAGGACTAGAACATGCATATGAGAATCAGGTGGTACTGAAACACTGCAAATTGATCAATATTTGGAGGTATGAAATTCGTAAGAGCCATAGAGAaacattcaaataaaaacacGTGCAAAATTTCAAGTATTCATTCTCGAATACCCACTAATATAATATTTGCATGCCGCATGGTATTTTCTCAATTGTAGTTGTTTGACAAAAGTTCCTTCTGTTCTCCAAGCAAAGCTCATCGCATCGCAATCCATCATTAATGGAAATAAATACAGAAGCTTACTGTTTGCCCTTGATTCCACACTTACGTGTCCAAGTAGATACTGTTACCAACTCTCAAACCATAGTAAAGTTGAAGGAAAGGCAAGACCTTGGCATcctggtttggattttgaatataTGGAGAGAAGAAccaagatgaaaaaaaaaatctaaaaagataATGAAGTGAAAGAAGCAAATAAATGGAGAAGAAGCAAAaacatttttcacttttcttattGGGCTTAGGAAAACGAGAAGAGAGCAAAATTATATCTTCCAGaacgtttttcttttcttttttcgttaACTGAAAAAACTGGGTTTAAGTCTGCCGAAAAGAGAACAACTTTTCTTTCTGTTGCAAGGTGGAATAGGTCTTTGCCTTTGGAAGTAGAAGGACCTATTTGTGGAGTCTCAATCTAAGTGATTCAGTGTTCTTTAGGTTTGATGCTATGTTGTCGATAGTTCCTGGCGCAGGAACGTCTTTAGAGGTTAAACTTTTAGGCCAGTGTATAGAGCTTCAATGAAATCTCTCTGGTTTTAAGGTAATAAAATCAATTACTTACCAAACAATAATGAAAATAAGCATCTGTAAGACATGTTGTCgccattttcctttccttatCCTATACAAAACAAAGATCCAAATATAGCCTTATTGATAGATGTAGAACGGTTAGCTATCACCTGGTTAAGCCCGAAGATCCTGTCCTCACTCTTTCCTCCACAGGCAAAGTTCCACTGGCATTCTGCAAAATACACATGCCAAAAATTGTCAACTATACAACCTTGGTCAAACTTCAAAGTAGATACTGACCAGAGGAGCCCCCGAAGGAGGCAAATGTTGCATCAAGTTCCAGTAGTTATTATTATTCCAATCATAGGCTCCATATCCCTGTCCAGATTGCCAATTTCCTGGGGCTTGCATCGATGGTACATTGGTGGTGTTGCGACTCATACTATCTGTCTGTCCTCTTGGTTGCCAGAATTTTGGTTTTGTCACCAGAGAAGATGATGGTGACTTCGACTCTGGAGTCTTGTAGGTTTTATTCCTTGTTTGAATGTCACTCACTCAGAATAGCATCTTTTTGTTGGTTCTTTGTTCCCCTTATTCTTCTATGCTGACATGAAGTGTTATTCTGAGCTTACTTAAAGAGATGCCCTTTCATGAATTTAAAGACTGATAAAAGAACAGATTCAATCAGTGAATTTGAAGAAAGCATCCCATTCTTTCACACAGCAGTAACATATGATCTTACTTTCCAAAGCAAAGatatgcccaattatgaccttGAGTTTTTTcagcaaatatttttgtttctgtttcctTTCCCCcaaggaaacaagaaaaaagagaacaCAAAAATAAGTTCTCTCACCTTATGTCCTTTTCCCATGTATTCTTTTCCCTCAGCAAATCAAGTACCCAAACTCACACATTATAATGAAGTGATTACGGCTCTTCAGCTCCATGCGTAAATAGGGATGTGTAACATGTGTTAGTCGCATGTGACACACAACAAGTGGCTCTAATTATGAAACTAAAATCAAAGAACATAGCCTAATCATCCAAAAGTAGGTAACTTTAAAAGACACAACTCCTAGTTTGATCTAAGCTACGTCACATGGTCAGGATGGTTAACAATCCCTCTTCAGAAACTGTAGTCATGGCTCCTTGTACACGCTGTTTTTTAAGGTTAAAACCTAGTAGGTTCAAGGGGAGGACTCCCATCCAAATATTTCTACAATACTCATTGCTCACGTCACATGGTCAATGAACAAGCAGCTCAATCAGaacaatcaccagaaattctgCTTCAGAAGCAGCACAACATACCATTGTGCCAGAATAAACTGAAAGACTAATACTCCTATGTCCTAGTCACAACAACAGGcagtttcttttatccaatgggtagTAATGTCGGGATCCATAATTCAGCTCTAAATCTAGTTAATCAAGAGCTAACAAGTTTGTAGTGATATGGCAATGGAAAAAGCACAACAGGTGTGTTAATCTATGTTCCAAAAGAGGGCAAAAGTTACCTTCCTCATGCTGCAACCGTAAAGCTCCCAGGAGAGACAGAGCACATCCATTGCACAACAAGAACCATTGAATCGTGTGATTTCAACTCCCTTCTCTTTTCACCAGAAATCTCCACAGTTGCAAATTCCATCCTTGAAATGATGAAATCGACTGGCATCTCTCACAGTTATTTTTCTCCTCGTAATGATCGTGATATACTTTAGGGCTTCATGGCAGTCTCCACAAATTCTCAAATTCTTAGTTACAAGAATAGGCTTGTCAGAGCCCAGAGTAAGAATCCCAAATGTAACAGCCAGCTTCTCACTATGATAAAGGAGAATGctttccttctcctcctcttcaacatcttggaaaacaaaactaGATTCCGATTGATAACCCAACCTCTTCATCTCCATTAGCAGATCTGCTAATTTATTGTATATTTCTGCTGAACGAGGGTGTGACTGATCTCCACCCACAAATGCATGGATAACCCCGTTTATCTCCACCCAACTGCATCCGGGTCTTTTCTTGAACCCCTGATCCCTTTGCTTGATTCTAACATGTGCTGCATCATCCCACCTCCCAGCAACACTGTACATATTGGACAAGATAACAAAATTTCCACTACTTTCATGTCCCATTTTCTGGATCTTATTGGACACTTCTTCCCCTAGTTCAATATTTCCATGGGTCCTACAAGCAGCAAGCAAGGCACTCCATACACAAAAATCAGGGTCACATGGCATCTTTTCAATGAATCCCAGGGCCTCGTACAAGAGTCCGGCCCGGCCCAAAAGATCGACCATGCATACATAGTGTTCCATCCTTGGTGTTATGTAGAAATATTGACTCATtgcaaaaaaacattttttcccTTCATCGACAAGCCCAGAATGGCTACAAGCAGATAAGAGACAAATAAAGGTCACATCATCCGGGCGTAAGCCTGCAATCTCCATATCATGGAACAGCAAAACTGCTTTCTTCCCTAGCCCATGAATGCCATAACCGAAAATCATAGCATTCCACGAAACGATATCCCTTGTACGCATCCTATCAAAAACTAGTCGGGCTGTATCAACCTTTCCACACTTGGAGTACATGTCGATCAGCGCATTACAAATTGAGGTATCCGTTGAAAAACCACTAACAATTGAGTAACAGTGGCCGCAAGCTCCATGTTGAAGAGCAGCCAAATGCGAACAAGCAGGCAAGAAGCTAACCAAGGTTGTCGAATCTGGTTCTAACCCAGACAACTTCATCTCTTGGAAAGTAACCAGAGCCTCTTTCGCCTTACCATTCTGTGCGCACCCTGAGATAATAGCATTGTGGGAAACCAAATCTTTTGATTCCATTTCACCAAATAGTCTCACCGCATCCTCTATAATCCCACACTTGGCATACATTGACAGCAGTGTGTTACCCACCATTAAATCAACCAAATACCCAGACTTAACTATGCTACCATGTATCTGTCTTCCTCTACTCAGATCAGTCATATTTGAGCAAGCACGCAGTATAGTCCCAAGTATAACTGGTGACAGACACAAACCATCCCTGAGCATTTGGTCATACAATTCCAATGACCGGATAGCAAAATCACATGACACATATGCTCCAATCATAGCACCCCAAGTTACCTCATTTTTCATACCCATTAGGTCAAAAATCCTACTTGCATAAACTAGGCAACCACACTTTCCATACATGTCCAAAAGCCCAGTTGCCACCATTAAATCACTATGAAAGCTCCTCCTCAGACAATAACCGTGGACTGCTTTCCCCGCACTCAACCCATTCACTTCGCCAATCGCAGGAAGAACTGCTACTACTGTAGAAGGATTAGGGCACAACCCCTCTTCCTGCATCTGAACAACCAATCTCATCGCGTCACCGTACAACCCATGAAGAGACGAACCCGCAACCATCGCATTCCACGCCACAACATCTCTTTCAGGCATAATATCAAAAACCTTCCGCGCTTCAACTAAACACCCACATTTGGCATAAAAATCAACCAAAGAAGTACTTATATACACATCAGACACCAACCCATTTCGCCTCGCCTGATCATGAACCATCTTGCCATCTTCCACGGCCTGTAAACCAGAACAAGCTTTGAGCACAAATGGGTACGTGTATTTATTGGGTATTACCCCAGATTCGACCATTTCGTAGTACAAATCAATGGCTCTACCAAAGGGTCCTTTCCACGCATAAGCCCTGATCAGTTGGTTCCACAATATTACGTTGTTTTTCCTTTCTGGGTTCGGAATTTCGTCGAACACCCGGCGAGCAACTTCGAGTTCATTGAATGAAATGTAAAGACGAGTTAATTTGCCCAGTACAATTGGGTTATTGTTGCCATTTTTTAGGAGATGTTGGTGGACTGTCTTGGCTTCTTTGAGTGATTTTGATTCAATGCAGCGACCAAGAATACTCACGTAGAGATCATAGAAATGGATAGTTGTACGACCGGGAATAGTTGTGCGTGAGAGCAGAGGTGTGTGTGGTCTTCTGACTAGGTTGGCGCATGACATCCCGCCCTTTCTGTTAGGGCATTCGCATCTCAATCGCTACCTCTCCTTTAAAGTTAGAATAAAGAGCAAAATAGAAGAAACTCTCCTGCATCAGCCTCACTCCATCCCTCGCTACTTCCCAATTTATGTAACTTTGCTACAGTGCCTCGGTTCTTCCCACGAGGCACTGTTCATCACATTAATCATTATTTTACTATTTAATCTGTACTACACTTACTATTCATCAAAGCAACCTCATAAGATTTGTTCTTCCCACGTTTCAGCTGCTCCTTCACCTGCTCCCATGCCCGCCTGAGCTCCGACAACGGCTTTGAGCTCGGCCCTCTTCCGCATCCCCTGGCGCTCGAGATCTAACCCTTGATCGTGTTTCTTTGTCCGAGACCATCCCAAAGCACCTTACCCGGTCGTCGGAAAATTGCCGGAGTAGCCACACACGTGGCCTGAGTTAGGCACGTATCTGTTGTGGAACTTTCTCGAGAGGGTCTTTTACTGCGAGAGAGAACATCTTTCTTTCAAATGGATGTACATGTGTTTCCTTCTTTTGCCTGACGGAATAAAGAACATgacgcggatcaaaaaaaaaaaaaaaataaagaacatgacaaaaaaaatatactaataAAGAATGAAATAAACAAGAATAAAGAAACAATAATTTTAATGGGATAATTTTAATATAGAGAGCCTGATGCAgtaaacattttaaaaataaataactaaagtaataaagtgactttttaagatgtaatttgatccaaaatttgaagagacCGGTGCGGATCCTGTTAGCCCCATTTCGAGGTTGTTGCTGTTTGGGAATACAGCAATTAGTAGCTTGGGGGTATCTTGAAAACTGCCATGTTTCTTCGTTCCTTTGCTGAACACAAAGAAAAGTTCCGATCTTCGGAAAATTCCCCTAACCAAGGAGCATAATTTCGTTCATGATGGGTGAAAGTTGAGTAGATTTCACTAAAtcaatatacttttttttttttatccgcaaatcAATATACTTTTCGGTAACACAATGCTCTCTTTACCTGATGttcttaatttttaaatatttattttttattttaggacAAGTACACAAGAGTAGTTAAAATGTTACTTTATagctattttatttattttggacacCAAAATAACCTTGCATTAGCTTAGGTAAACTAGTAGCTATTTTTCCTTTTACAAAAAATCCTCTTTGCTAGTACCAAGCAATTGTTCATAAAggatttattaaaaaattattttttctctctcttcccaacCGCTCTCTCATTCTCTATCCTTCTTTATACATTATAATATTATACTCCATACTCTATATAGCAATtgaataatatattttataagGATAAtagagaggattggtgtgaaattgagagaaatttgaataggtaaaataaaaaaagtggtGTGTTGGGTAGCTAAAATACCTCACacttggtgtacatgctcttatgatacatgtcattctctcattatatatcatttttaatttaaaaaataaatacttatttttgttagCAAAATGGGGCCATGAGTTTATGGTAGAACCCATACAGATTTCATTAATCACaaagagaataatttttttttttttgaaaccagtCAATTCATTCAAGCCCGAAGGCAGAGATTACATCGCAAAATACAGAAGTGCACCAAACTACCTAATCCGGGATTATAGGACACCGTacaaaagcaaatcaacacAAGGTGTCGATATGAGAATCCCGTCCGGGACTAGGTAGAGAGATAAAAACTAAAATCACAATACAAACCATTACACAAATAAGGCACAGATGTAACCGAAACAACAACAGAATACAAGCAAAAAGACGAGTCTACTCCCATGGTCAGACCATAAGGGCCGCCGGCCGGACTAGCTGAGGAGAC
Coding sequences:
- the LOC131321774 gene encoding wall-associated receptor kinase 2-like, which translates into the protein MCPSLNMRLHVVLLLFFSLLLLLLLAQPKVVVLAKNITANIANVTYNSFFVTKQPGCPLECGNIRVPYPFGIGVDCSLDSNFKINCSTDSEPFLDGLKVLSISPTQVWVRTFVAYKCYDQAGKVTRANGSWANLPLASPYTFSDTANKFTVIGCDDFGQIGGYDQVAGISFAGCGSVCSNNTDMTDRNCPGIGCCQSDVQKGLKTYNVSLTSFRNHTQVWSYDKCGYAFVGARDSFHFRNLSIFSDPTFANRVPTVVDFAIGNQSCVEAQNSNASLCQQLGNTTCTDNTDSGSRGYRCRCKDGYQGNPYLTSGCTDIDECIDPDLNDCDEHATCTNTPGSFTCSCNHHFFGDGRSDGSRCTPSQFSVIKLSLGLSFGFVSLLIGVIWIHSCINRRKLIKLREQFFQQNGGLLMKQKISSLDGTSAESSKIFTAEELKKATNNYANNRIIGRGGYGVVYKGILPDQRVVAIKKSKVMDGNQVEQFIHELLIVTQVNHRNVVKLLGCCFESEVPELVYEYIPNGTLFEHIHKPLSWLTLEHRLRIAIETASALSYLHSAASIPIIHRDVKSANILLEANYVAKMADFGASRLVPLDQTQVTTLVQGTLGYLDPEYFQTGQLNEKSDVYSFGVVLAELLTGKKPICLERSQEERNLATYFLVSMKENRLYQILEPRVVKEGTLEQLQAIAELVKRCLCLRSEERPAMKEVVVELESLRKYRKDPWVNQQSHEESVSLLSDEAPTDIYALSIGPSTGDISGQYSFGSSTTFPLSNSFY
- the LOC131321781 gene encoding uncharacterized protein LOC131321781; translation: MSRNTTNVPSMQAPGNWQSGQGYGAYDWNNNNYWNLMQHLPPSGAPLNASGTLPVEERVRTGSSGLTSVSVPPDSHMHVLVLDDINPRLGQSIMQDKQKKASNKLRKGIYNPRRRRSLNLYYRDNARNMLNEKDKKEDDNDYYRCAICLEDFEPRQEVMVTPCSHVFHGECILPWVKSSSRCPVCRFAIPQ
- the LOC131321779 gene encoding pentatricopeptide repeat-containing protein At3g16610 — protein: MSCANLVRRPHTPLLSRTTIPGRTTIHFYDLYVSILGRCIESKSLKEAKTVHQHLLKNGNNNPIVLGKLTRLYISFNELEVARRVFDEIPNPERKNNVILWNQLIRAYAWKGPFGRAIDLYYEMVESGVIPNKYTYPFVLKACSGLQAVEDGKMVHDQARRNGLVSDVYISTSLVDFYAKCGCLVEARKVFDIMPERDVVAWNAMVAGSSLHGLYGDAMRLVVQMQEEGLCPNPSTVVAVLPAIGEVNGLSAGKAVHGYCLRRSFHSDLMVATGLLDMYGKCGCLVYASRIFDLMGMKNEVTWGAMIGAYVSCDFAIRSLELYDQMLRDGLCLSPVILGTILRACSNMTDLSRGRQIHGSIVKSGYLVDLMVGNTLLSMYAKCGIIEDAVRLFGEMESKDLVSHNAIISGCAQNGKAKEALVTFQEMKLSGLEPDSTTLVSFLPACSHLAALQHGACGHCYSIVSGFSTDTSICNALIDMYSKCGKVDTARLVFDRMRTRDIVSWNAMIFGYGIHGLGKKAVLLFHDMEIAGLRPDDVTFICLLSACSHSGLVDEGKKCFFAMSQYFYITPRMEHYVCMVDLLGRAGLLYEALGFIEKMPCDPDFCVWSALLAACRTHGNIELGEEVSNKIQKMGHESSGNFVILSNMYSVAGRWDDAAHVRIKQRDQGFKKRPGCSWVEINGVIHAFVGGDQSHPRSAEIYNKLADLLMEMKRLGYQSESSFVFQDVEEEEKESILLYHSEKLAVTFGILTLGSDKPILVTKNLRICGDCHEALKYITIITRRKITVRDASRFHHFKDGICNCGDFW